In Podospora pseudoanserina strain CBS 124.78 chromosome 5, whole genome shotgun sequence, a single window of DNA contains:
- a CDS encoding hypothetical protein (EggNog:ENOG503P76M; COG:S) produces MFIPTSTLTTLAVAFLSLTSAAPTTPAPASPLEVEAREIAARARGQFTWYNTGLGACGKWNNDGELVVALNRHVFDPQTPNGNPNNNPLCGRMIRASYNGKTVDVRVVDRCPGCAAGDLDLSPTAFQRLASLGTGRITGDWWWI; encoded by the coding sequence ATGTTCATCCCAACCAGCacactcaccaccctcgcggtggccttcctctccctcacctccgcAGCCCCCACCACACCCGCCCCGGCCTCTCCCCTCGAGGTTGAAGCCCGTGAGATTGCTGCCCGCGCTAGAGGACAGTTCACTTGGTACAACACCGGTCTGGGCGCTTGCGGAAAGTGGAACAACGACGGTGAGCTCGTTGTTGCGCTTAACCGCCATGTATTTGATCCTCAGACCCCGAATGGGAACCCTAACAACAATCCTTTGTGTGGGAGGATGATTCGGGCTAGCTATAATGGGAAAACGGTTGATGTTAGGGTTGTGGATAGATGCCCTGGGTGCGCTGCTGGCGATTTGGACTTGAGCCCGACTGCGTTTCAGAGGCTGGCGTCGCTTGGTACAGGGAGGATTACGGGGGattggtggtggatttga
- a CDS encoding hypothetical protein (EggNog:ENOG503P2F0), giving the protein MAKQAFDGKHHLVLRLCFVWQSSCLAHCQSQLCTRDQLYMTHHLPSRRDWQTRFEVQDMRCLWDLPPLATPVPGGNGDSRTPAQQSHCSMHGTKMEWGRRQLKAIGRRRIISRPRHNYLELPTTGGNRPTSSLLMMAFTRVRTMMLLLLSNSSTVCHAIPSPSLKIQTYTTHHSGNTDEVLNVPLYRTTVTNAMIASGPNSQSARESNSNMSCFSLGYGLSARDCEYMASIGMFDQGRNAIYNNGKIWIGRDGPNTFTFINGAGVPIILVMWYAFNKDNTSSFMNIRRPEITYSLPETGSAVEISAANGVPGGWSMIHNYSTPLSEYGQIRNTFGEFSTGDYATVDVSRLVNMAGNSVTVRVFGHQPVDTTLQPVCITDMRTCAYVCTSRSVGSCGATGSYQLVNCGGPNAVEGVDEHGNPTGGCQGWTNGGHIEVIFL; this is encoded by the exons ATGGCCAAGCAGGCTTTTGACGGCAAACATCACCTTGTCCTACGACTCTGTTTTGTATGGCAGTCAAGTTGTCTCGCCCACTGCCAATCCCAGCTTTGCACCCGAGATCAACTATATATGACTCACCACCTTCCTTCCCGGCGTGACTGGCAAACACGATTTGAAGTTCAGGATATGAGGTGTTTATGGGACTTGCCGCCGCTTGCGACGCCGGTGCCAGGAGGTAACGGTGACAGTCGCACGCCAGCTCAGCAGTCACACTGCTCGATGCATGGAACAAAGATGGAATGGGGCCGTCGTCAACTCAAGGCAATAGGGCGACGACGCATCATTTCTCGGCCCAGGCATAACTACCTTGAATTGCCTACAACGGGTGGGAATCGTCCAACTTCGTCGCTATTGATGATGGCCTTCACACGTGTACGCACCATGATGCTGTTGcttctcagcaacagcagcaccgtCTGCCATGCAATACCATCTCCAAGCCTCAAAATCCAGACCTATACTACGCACCATAGTGGCAATACAGACGAGGTGCTGAATGTCCCCTTGTACCG GACCACAGTCACAAATGCCATGATAGCCTCGGGGCCGAACTCCCAGTCTGCCCGAGAGAGTAACAGCAATATGTCGTGCTTCTCCCTCGGTTACGGTCTTTCAGCTCGAGACTGCGAGTACATGGCGTCAATCGGCATGTTCGACCAAGGCCGGAACGCCATCTACAACAACGGCAAGATATGGATTGGGCGGGACGGGCCGAAcaccttcaccttcatcaaCGGTGCTGGGGTGCCGATCATTCTCGTCATGTGGTACGCTttcaacaaggacaacactTCCAGTTTCATGAATATCCGCCGTCCCGAGATCACATACTCACTCCCCGAGACCGGAAGCGCAGTCGAGATCTCTGCTGCGAATGGGGTGCCGGGGGGTTGGTCAATGATTCATAACTACTCTACTCCGCTGAGCGAGTATGGGCAGATCAGGAACACGTTCGGGGAGTTCAGCACGGGCGATTACGCCACGGTTGAtgtgtcgaggttggtgaatATGGCGGGAAACTCGGTGACCGTTAGAGTGTTTGGCCACCAGCCTGTCGACACCACTCTACAGCCTGTATGCATCACTGATATGCGCACTTGCGCGTATGTGTGCACCAGCAGGAGTGTGGGATCGTGCGGAGCGACGGGGAGTTATCAGTTGGTGAACTGTGGCGGACCCAACgcggtggaaggggttgatgaacACGGGAATCCCACCGGCGGTTGCCAGGGGTGGACGAATGGGGGGCATATCGAAGTTATTTTCCTTTGA
- a CDS encoding hypothetical protein (EggNog:ENOG503P597) codes for MANIPPSLGASCPSGGTFYVCLGKKTEFIGCCTINPCTTGYQREPGTCPPENLRPASFSKDSYLDLPAQECDSSDSNALWWTCAGNTPPFLGCCKINPCHRGSCPTDRLVAARLSPDPDNRQIFVGASPTTTSIEPTSTTQSTPTATPTPTTGADPRPELSTTTPSSNSGLPPAAIGGIAAGAAVLFLALIAFLLWRWRRNVRQSQENHMRPFVTEAGGYQPTPTFKPVGYEPTVTSTFSSPESTPYLQNSFPGFGHPPKQAGLGGSPSPYDPHHSFQAYQPHGHSRTVSEFSQTPTYYHQSPPMGSSPNMAELSATDSTAFRMGHNVPTELATTGPMRGPVGGQR; via the exons ATGGCAAAcatccctccttccctcgGCGCGAGTTGCCCCAGTGGTGGCACGTTTTATGTTTGTCTTGGAAAGAAGACTGAGTTCATCGGCTGCTGCACCATCAACCCGTGCACCACTGGGTATCAGAGAGAACCGGGAACGTGTCCCCCAGAAAACCTCCGGCCAGCATCCTTCTCCAAGGACAGCTACCTTGATCTTCCAGCCCAGGAATGCGACAGTTCGGATTCGAACGCATTGTGGTGGACCTGTGCTGGCAACACACCACCCTTCTTGGGTTGTTGCAAGATAAACCCATGTCATAGAGGATCGTGCCCGACGGACCggcttgttgctgcccgCCTCAGTCCTGACCCGGATAATCGCCAAATCTTCGTTGGAGCTTCACCCACGACCACTAGCATTGAGCCGACCTCGACAACTCAAAGCACACCAACCGCcacaccaactccaaccacGGGCGCTGATCCGCGACCAGAgctctcaaccaccacgccAAGCTCAAACAGTGGCCTTCCCCCGGCAGCAATCGGGGGCATAGCGGCAGGAGCTGCTGTCCTTTTCCTCGCCCTCATTGCCTTCCTTCTCTGGAGATGGCGACGCAATGTACGACAGAGTCAAGAAAACCACATGAGACCATTCGTGACAGAGGCAGGTGGCTATCAGCCAACTCCAACCTTCAAACCTGTCGGCTATGAGCCAACCGTGACCTCGACCTTCAGCAGCCCCGAGAGCA CTCCTTATCTGCAAAATTCCTTCCCTGGATTCGGTCACCCGCCGAAGCAAGCAGGGCTTGGAGGATCACCTTCGCCATATGATCCACACCACTCATTCCAAGCATACCAACCGCACGGCCACAGCCGAACGGTCTCGGAGTTCTCGCAGACGCCTACCTACTATCACCAGTCCCCGCCGATGGGATCGAGCCCGAATATGGCGGAGCTGTCAGCGACTGACTCGACGGCTTTCAGGATGGGGCATAATGTGCCGACTGAACTTGCGACGACTGGGCCGATGCGTGGTCCTGTGGGAGGGCAAAGATGA
- a CDS encoding hypothetical protein (EggNog:ENOG50KOG4177; COG:I), with translation MLTPKSAVPKTPLHLAAKNDKLGAAHLLACQGANTLVQDKGGRCPTEYAIMRGHTDMFELLIQDTGDTRYTDALPQRDFVTSVQCSAVNIVRCILDRLPRIENSSGGVDSFLHIAARDSNGEIIKLLRDRLPGLDTNHAGVKGTTPIHDAVAHINVEALQQLLKANPDLEKTDDDGKTPLLLSVRKGMSPGICRLLLNAGAAKLLLEHGAQVNNPGKTMAQSQVEHGADINARKSDLWTPLHIGCHWSVPDTV, from the coding sequence ATGTTAACGCCAAAATCTGCTGTACCCAAAACTCCTTTGCATCTGGCGGCCAAGAATGACAAACTGGGAGCTGCGCATCTTTTGGCTTGCCAGGGAGCTAATACTTTAGTTCAGGATAAAGGTGGGCGGTGTCCCACTGAGTATGCAATCATGAGAGGCCATACAGACATGTTCGAGCTTCTTATTCAGGACACTGGCGACACTAGATATACTGACGCACTACCACAACGCGATTTTGTCACTTCTGTTCAGTGCTCGGCTGTCAACATCGTCAGGTGCATCCTTGATCGACTCCCACGTATCGAGAATAGCTCCGGGGGCGTTGACTCCTTTCTGCACATCGCCGCGCGTGACTCGAACGGCGAGATAATCAAGCTCTTGCGCGACCGCCTCCCAGGACTTGACACAAACCACGCAGGGGTCAAAGGAACGACGCCCATCCACGATGCCGTCGCTCATATAAATGTGGAAGCCCTGCAGCAGCTGCTGAAAGCCAACCCGGATCTGGAGAAGACTGATGACGATGGTAAAACGCCGTTGCTTCTATCTGTCCGCAAAGGTATGTCTCCAGGCATCTGCAGGCTCCTTCTAAATGCAGGGGCTGCCAAGCTACTTCTGGAGCATGGGGCCCAGGTTAACAATCCAGGAAAGACAATGGCCCAAAGCCAGGTCGAACATGGAGCTGACATCAATGCCAGGAAAAGTGACCTCTGGACCCCGCTTCATATAGGGTGCCACTGGTCAGTTCCTGATACTGTGTGA
- a CDS encoding hypothetical protein (COG:S; EggNog:ENOG503NYGQ) → MKNDDTHKPDPEALIKEAVEKNKAALFGSLRNLPIENFSPVGLSNVIKINSATRSGNVVGDNFHQRSDFILLGEDIEISLASSVKKVWEIFDQKDGAEVLKIVERSAGRKRIFRALSSETVGENSNVGPFVRRAFTVLKAEDSVAGKNAKQRQLRKVIYNLFTDQMRQDLGKVHDSSPLPQ, encoded by the exons ATGAAGAATGACGACACCCACAAGCCCGATCCTGAGGCGCTCATCAAGGAAGCTGTTGAAAAGAACAAGGCCGCGTTGTTTGGGTCTCTCCGAAACCTGCCTATTGAAAACTTTTCCCCCGTGGGCCTCAGCAATGTCATCAAGATCAACTCGGCGACGCGGAGCGGTAACGTTGTGGGCGACAATTTCCACCAGAGATCAGATTTCATCCTGCTTGGAGAGGACATCGAGATCTCCCTGGCCAGCAGTGTCAAGAAA GTGTGGGAAATCTTTGATCAGAAGGATGGCGCCGAGGTCCTCAAGATCGTCGAAAGATCGGCGGGCAGGAAGAGGATCTTCAGGGCTCTCTCCTCGGAGACTGTCGGTGAGAACAGCAACGTTGGGCCCTTTGTACGGCGTGCATTCACTGTGCTCAAGGCTGAAGATTCGGTGGCGGGCAAAAATGCAAAGCAGAGGCAGTTGAGGAAGGTTATCTATAACCTTTTTACGGATCAGATGAGGCAGGATTTGGGGAAGGTTCATGATTCTTCACCTTTGCCACAGTAG
- a CDS encoding hypothetical protein (MEROPS:MER0004928; COG:O; EggNog:ENOG503P2Z4): MMGSSLGGYFPAFFPFFFLRSLNRHKPLGCFTRYELQLPRHSFYVQDRDTPRLTLSIMKLPFSLTASAALCVAAGSALSIDRREPYEIYRFPGRIPGLGGNEAQQDVGSTWSSGVNIPLEVWRRGKTDLQWAGEITVGTPPQRFKVIFDTGSPYLLLPRDNCTTCSPEQNLFNPFLSSTFSSSPGIPLQLFFGTAGGGTRPTNTSQGANCTAVTDTVAISSPPITGYDQQFLLCDYYSSGLATQPADGIFGLGPLPTDFWPDQASNTTAEFETAYWNWINNTGGDLGPEFGFYLLGQKPQLTVGGTDARLYYPSTVQTIGLDVQLSIMRASWVAGLRAVRVNSQYLLSNTSSAIRDDVTLLDTGSAIILTPDFTTAAQIYNFLSPEIGPLDNLGSWGGPCEVLDEIAKTEDITFTVGTGERSVEVGLVKGAFNLGVFDDSRPGICQAVFVSPTQTAREPIRGRLAWVLGTPVLKGYYTVWNGREMEVGFGELKTGRGGEWVKGRGGGGRGGGRDLGRERGGGSGGFSLLGSRWRRD, translated from the exons atgatggggtctTCTTTAGGAGGATATTTTCCtgcttttttccctttttttttcttgcgaTCTTTGAACCGTCACAAACCGCTTGGATGCTTCACGAGATACGAGCTTCAGCTTCCACGACACTCATTTTACGTTCAAGATCGAGATACCCCTCGCCTAACACTCAGTATCATGAAGCTTCCCTTCTCACTCACCGCCAGCGCGGCGCTCTGTGTAGCTGCTGGATCAGCTCTGTCCATCGACCGCCGCGAGCCATACGAGATCTACAGGTTCCCTGGGAGAATCCCCGGGCTTGGAGGGAATGAAGCGCAGCAGGATGTCGGGTCGACGTGGTCATCGGGGGTCAACATCCCTCTCGAAGTCTGGCGAAGGGGAAAGACTGATCTTCAGTGGGCGGGTGAGATTACTGTCGGGACTCCCCCGCAGAGATT CAAAGTCATCTTTGACACCGGTTCCCcttacctcctcctcccgcggGACAATTGCACGACATGCTCCCCAGAGCAGAACTTGTTCAACCCTTTTTTGTCTTCGACGTTTTCTTCCAGTCCGGGGATTCCGCTGCAGCTGTTTTTTGGGACGGCGGGCGGGGGGACGAGGCCGACGAATACTTCCCAGGGAGCGAACTGCACGGCTGTTACGGATACGgtcgccatctcctcccctcctatCACTGGCTATGACCAGCAGTTTCTGCTTTGCGATTATTACTCCTCTGGCTTGGCGACCCAACCAGCAGATGGCATCTTTGGTCTCGGACCTTTACCGACAGACTTTTGGCCAGACCAGGCGAGTAACACGACGGCGGAGTTTGAGACGGCGTATTGGAACTGGATCAACAACACTGGTGGTGATCTTGGGCCTGAGTTTGGGTTTTATCTGTTGGGGCAAAAACCGCAGTTGACGGTTGGGGGGACGGATGCAAGGTTGTATTACCCTTCTACCGTCCAGACCATCGGCCTTGATGTTCAGCTTTCGATTATGAGGGCGAGTTGGGTTGCGGGGTTGAGAGCGGTTAGAGTCAACAGCCAGTACCTCCTGAGCAACACCAGTTCTGCAATCCGTGACGACGTCACGCTGCTGGACACGGGGTCGGCGATTATTCTCACGCCTGATTTCACCACCGCGGCGCAAATCTACAATTTTCTCTCGCCTGAGATTGGGCCGCTGGATAATcttgggagttggggagggcCGTGTGAGGTGTTGGATGAGATCGCGAAGACGGAAGATATTACTTTTACGGTTGGGACTGGGGAGAGgtcggtggaggtggggttggtgaagggggCTTTTAACCTGGGGGTGTTCGATGACTCTAGGCCCGGGATCTGTCAAGCGGTGTTTGTCAGCCCGACGCAGACGGCGAGGGAGCCGATTAGGGGGAGGCTGGCGTGGGTTTTGGGGACGCCGGTGTTGAAGGGGTATTATACTGTTTGgaatgggagggagatggaggttgggtttggggagttgaagacggggagaggtggggagTGGGTtaagggaaggggaggagggggaaggggtgggggaagggatttgggaagggaaaggggaggggggtctGGGGGCTTTAGCTTGCTTGGCTCgcgatggaggagggattgA